A window of Bacillus sp. E(2018) contains these coding sequences:
- a CDS encoding DUF1146 family protein, with protein MIPIGQQALLHIIVHLLFLVISWWALQAVHFDKWIKKGKVMQARVLYILLVISLASIASDFFLKYLQYSKNLSQLFG; from the coding sequence ATGATTCCAATCGGACAACAAGCTTTGTTACATATCATCGTACATCTATTGTTTCTCGTGATCTCTTGGTGGGCATTGCAGGCCGTTCATTTTGATAAATGGATCAAAAAAGGGAAGGTCATGCAAGCTAGAGTGTTATACATACTTCTAGTGATCAGCTTAGCAAGCATAGCGAGCGATTTCTTTTTAAAGTACCTACAGTATTCCAAAAATCTTAGTCAGCTATTTGGATGA